TCGCCAAAAATTTTCCACAATAGAGTTTGACTTTTAGTGAGGGTAAAGGCAGAATAGAGGTGTTAAAAACAGGAAGGAGGGGGCTATGTCCAGGATACCGGCTTTGAAGTTAGGGGGGCTTTCCCGGCGGGACTTTCTCAAGGTCATCACCATAGCCACGGCCACCATGGGACTTCCGGTGGAGATGGTGGATAAGGTAGCGGCAGCGGTAAAGTCCTCGGAAAGGCCCCCGGTGGTCTGGCTTCACTTTATGGAATGCACGGGCTGTACCGAAAGCCTTTTGCGTTCCTCCCATCCACCCCTGGCCCGCCTCATTCTGGAGCTCATTTCTCTTGAATATCACGAGACCCTGATGGCCGGAGCCGGGGAGCAGGCGGAGGCCTCTCTCAAAGAAGCCCTCAAGAAGTACAAGGGGAAATTCATCTGTGTGGTGGAGGGAGGGGTCTCCACCAAGGACGGAGGAATCTACTGTCAGATCGGAGGCCGCCCGGCCATACAGATCCTCAAGGAGGTGGCCCAGGAGGCGGCGGCGGTGATCGCCATCGGGACCTGTGCCGCCTTCGGAGGGATCCAGGCCGCGGCTCCCAATCCCACGGGAGCGGTAGGGGTGGGCCAAGTCCTCGCTAAGCCGGTGATCAATATCCCGGGCTGTCCGCCCAACCCCTATAATTTCCTCTCCACGGTCCTTTATCTCCTTACCTTCGGTCATCCTCCAGAGTTGGACGAACTTTCGCGGCCCAAGTTCGCCTATGGTCGGCGCATCCACGACCACTGCGAGAGGCGCCCCCACTTTGACGAGGGGCGTTTTGTGGAATCCTTTGGGGACCCGGCCCACCAGAAGGGCTACTGCCTTTACAAAGTAGGTTGTAAGGGGCCGGTGACCTATTCCAATTGCTCGGTGGTGCGCTTCTGTGACGTAGGGGCCTGGCCGGTGGGTTCTGGCCACCCCTGCATGGGTTGCACGGAACCCAACTTCTGGGACCGTATGAGCCCCTTCTACGAGCACCTTCCCAAGATTTACATCCCGGCCGGAGGCGGTATCCGGGCCGAGGCCGAAAAGGTGGGCCGAGTAGCCGTGGGGGCGGCCGCCGGAGTGGTGGCGGCCCACGCGGCGGCCGGAGTGATCAAAAAGGCCGTAAAGAGCCTCAAAGGTTCGGAAAAAGAGGAGGACTAAGCCATGGCTAGGAAAAAGATCACCATTGATCCCATTACCCGGATCGAAGGGCATCTCCGCATAGATGTAGAGGTAGAAGGGGGCCGGGTGCGAGAGGCCTGGGCCTCGGCCCAGATGTGGCGAGGGATCGAAGTGATCCTTAAAGGACGCGACCCCAGGGATGCCTGGGCCTTTACCCAGCGCTTCTGCGGAGTCTGTACCACGGTGCACGCCATTGCCTCGGTGCGGGCGGTAGAAAACGCCCTCCAGATGGAAATCCCCCTGAATGCCCAGTATGTGCGTAACCTTATCCTCTGTGCCCACGGAATGCACGACCATATCGTCCATTTCTATCATCTTTCCGCCCTGGACTGGGTGGATGTGGTCTCGGCCCTCAAGGCCGATCCGGTCAAGACCGCCCGTCTGGCTCAGAGCCTTTCGGACTGGCCGGGAAACAGCGTTTCCTTCTTTAAAGAGGTGAAGAAAAAGCTGGAAAAGTTTGTGGCCAGCGGACAGCTCGGCCCCTTTGCCAGCGGCTACTGGGGACATCCGGCCATGAAACTTCCCCCGGAGGTCAATCTCTTGGCCGTAGGCCACTATCTGGAGGCCCTGGATTATCAGTACAAGGCCAACCAGGTGGTGGCCATCTTCGGGGCCAAGACCCCGCACATCCAGACGGTGATCGTGGGCGGGGTGGCCCTGGCCATCAACCCCGAAAACGAGGCCACCCTCAACATGGAACGCCTGGCCTGGGTGCGGGAACTCCTGCTTCAGGTGCGGGATTTCGTCCAAAAGGTCTATTTTGTGGACGCCTGTGCCCTGGCGGCCCTTTACCCCGAATGGTTCAAGATCGGGGCCGGGGTGACCAACTATCTGGCGGTGCCGGATCTGCCGTTAGATACCGCAGGGACCAAATTCGATCTTCCTGGAGGGACCATCTTCAAGGGTGATCTTTCCTCGGTCAAACCCATCAAGAGTTTTAACGACGCCTACTTCCGGGACAACGTCGCCGAATGCGTGATGCACTCCTGGTACGAAGGCGACTGGACCCGGCACCCCTGGCAGGAAGATACCGTCCCCAACTACACCGGATTCCAGGAAAAAGGAAAGTATTCCTGGGCCAAGGCCCCCAGGTTTACCGGAGAGCCCATGCAGGTGGGGCCGCTGGCCCAGGTCCTGGTAGGCTACGCCCAGGGGCACGAACTTATTCGCCGGTGGACCGATGAGGCCCTCCGGCGCATCTCCGCCATCTCTGGCCGCCGGATCACCATCAACGACTTCCATTCCACCATGGGGCGCCAGGTGGCCCGGGCCATCCGCACCGCGGTGCTGGCCGATCTGGCCCTGAAACATCTGGATCTCCTGGTGGAAAATATCGGACGCGGAGACCTGGAGGTCTATCCCTATCGCAAACCGCCCACCTTCCCCAAGGGGGAGATCATGGGCTTTGGCTTTCATGAGGCCCCCCGGGGGACCCTTTCGCACTGGGTGGTGATCGACAACGGCAAGATTAAGAACTATCAGGCCGTGGTGCCTTCCACCTGGAATGTAAGCCCCCGGTGCCAGCTGGGAAAACGTGGTCCTTATGAGGAGAGCCTCATCGGGAACCCGGTGGCCCAGCCCGAAAGACCGCTAGAGGTCCTGCGGACCATTCATTCCTTTGATCCCTGCATCGCCTGCGCGGTACATGTGCTGGACCCGGAGCGGCGGGAGATCATAAAAGTAAAGGCCTTATAGGAGGTGGCCATGAGGGTAGAAAAGAGGCTCTATCGGCGGGTCTTCGTCTGGAGTTGGGCCTTAAGGCTCTTTCACTGGTCCTTCGCCCTCTCCTGTGCCGTACTTCTTCTTACGGGTATCTATATCCACTTTCCTCCTATCACTACCAAGTGGGCGGAGTTCAAACCCCAGTATCTCATGGCCACCTTACGTTATTATCACTTTGCTGCGGCCTATGTCTTTATGGCCGCGCTCGGGGTGCGGCTCTACCTCCTCTTTTTCGGCAACCGCTACGAGCGTTTCACCGATTTTCTGCCCATCAACCGCCGCAACCTACGTTCTTTCTGGCAGTCCCTCAAGTTCTACCTCTACCTCACCGACGAACACGAGTGG
This portion of the Thermosulfurimonas marina genome encodes:
- a CDS encoding hydrogenase small subunit; the encoded protein is MSRIPALKLGGLSRRDFLKVITIATATMGLPVEMVDKVAAAVKSSERPPVVWLHFMECTGCTESLLRSSHPPLARLILELISLEYHETLMAGAGEQAEASLKEALKKYKGKFICVVEGGVSTKDGGIYCQIGGRPAIQILKEVAQEAAAVIAIGTCAAFGGIQAAAPNPTGAVGVGQVLAKPVINIPGCPPNPYNFLSTVLYLLTFGHPPELDELSRPKFAYGRRIHDHCERRPHFDEGRFVESFGDPAHQKGYCLYKVGCKGPVTYSNCSVVRFCDVGAWPVGSGHPCMGCTEPNFWDRMSPFYEHLPKIYIPAGGGIRAEAEKVGRVAVGAAAGVVAAHAAAGVIKKAVKSLKGSEKEED
- the cybH gene encoding Ni/Fe-hydrogenase, b-type cytochrome subunit, producing MRVEKRLYRRVFVWSWALRLFHWSFALSCAVLLLTGIYIHFPPITTKWAEFKPQYLMATLRYYHFAAAYVFMAALGVRLYLLFFGNRYERFTDFLPINRRNLRSFWQSLKFYLYLTDEHEWRMGHTVLAGTIYFLLFLAAIVMSLTGLYMLYPDVSWISRMGVTLFGSVQMARFIHYILHWCFIFFVIVHLYIAIWNDFKAPEAIISGAFSGSKFMPAEVEED
- a CDS encoding nickel-dependent hydrogenase large subunit produces the protein MARKKITIDPITRIEGHLRIDVEVEGGRVREAWASAQMWRGIEVILKGRDPRDAWAFTQRFCGVCTTVHAIASVRAVENALQMEIPLNAQYVRNLILCAHGMHDHIVHFYHLSALDWVDVVSALKADPVKTARLAQSLSDWPGNSVSFFKEVKKKLEKFVASGQLGPFASGYWGHPAMKLPPEVNLLAVGHYLEALDYQYKANQVVAIFGAKTPHIQTVIVGGVALAINPENEATLNMERLAWVRELLLQVRDFVQKVYFVDACALAALYPEWFKIGAGVTNYLAVPDLPLDTAGTKFDLPGGTIFKGDLSSVKPIKSFNDAYFRDNVAECVMHSWYEGDWTRHPWQEDTVPNYTGFQEKGKYSWAKAPRFTGEPMQVGPLAQVLVGYAQGHELIRRWTDEALRRISAISGRRITINDFHSTMGRQVARAIRTAVLADLALKHLDLLVENIGRGDLEVYPYRKPPTFPKGEIMGFGFHEAPRGTLSHWVVIDNGKIKNYQAVVPSTWNVSPRCQLGKRGPYEESLIGNPVAQPERPLEVLRTIHSFDPCIACAVHVLDPERREIIKVKAL